The nucleotide window TTGCCGGAATGTAGGGTTTTATTTTGGGTTTTTCCAAGCACAACGAAGTATCAATATTGCCGATGGTGTAGCCCTTTTCGCGAAGGAGTTGCGCCACGCGGCTCAATAATATTTTGCTGTCGATACCGCGATAGGCAGGGTCAGTGTCGGGAAAATGCGTACCGATGTCGCCCAGAGCCGCCGCACCGAGCAAAGCATCGCAAATAGCGTGCAACAACACATCGGCATCGGAGTGCCCCACTGCTCCCTGATGGTGCGGCACTA belongs to Sphingobacteriales bacterium and includes:
- a CDS encoding 2-C-methyl-D-erythritol 2,4-cyclodiphosphate synthase; translation: MNFRIGYGFDVHQLAEGYTLTLGGIVVPHHQGAVGHSDADVLLHAICDALLGAAALGDIGTHFPDTDPAYRGIDSKILLSRVAQLLREKGYTIGNIDTSLCLEKPKIKPYIPAMRQSIAQVLNITEDQISIKATTNEKMGYVGREEGLNASAVALIVRL